The following coding sequences lie in one Heyndrickxia oleronia genomic window:
- the rbsK gene encoding ribokinase, translating into MSKIVVIGSSSMDLVVTAPKRPIAGETIIGESFKTIPGGKGANQAVASSRLGAEVIMIGCIGDDNYGEVILENLQKNNVNTKYVEPVTGEKSGTAHIILAEDDNSIIVVKGANDYVTPEYVEKALDVIKHADIVLIQQEIPEETVEYVANICNELNVSLLLNPAPARRLSQNIIDKASYITPNEHEASLLFEGLTKEEALRKYPNKLFITEGKNGVRYFNGQSEVLIPSYQVEVVDTTGAGDTFNAAFAVALSERKNIDDSIRFANRAASLSVTKFGAQGGMPLRTEVEGSMEA; encoded by the coding sequence ATGTCTAAAATTGTCGTCATTGGAAGTTCTTCAATGGACTTAGTTGTAACTGCACCAAAGAGACCTATTGCAGGGGAAACGATTATTGGTGAATCATTTAAAACAATTCCAGGCGGGAAGGGCGCAAATCAAGCAGTTGCCTCATCCCGATTGGGTGCTGAAGTAATAATGATAGGTTGTATTGGTGATGATAATTATGGAGAAGTTATATTAGAAAACTTACAAAAAAATAATGTTAATACAAAGTATGTGGAACCGGTTACAGGTGAAAAAAGTGGAACCGCTCATATTATTTTGGCTGAAGATGACAACAGTATTATTGTAGTAAAAGGTGCAAATGATTATGTAACTCCCGAATATGTTGAAAAGGCATTAGATGTTATTAAACATGCTGATATTGTTTTAATCCAACAGGAAATACCAGAGGAAACGGTCGAGTATGTTGCAAATATATGTAATGAATTAAATGTTTCACTTCTATTAAATCCTGCTCCTGCTAGAAGACTTAGTCAAAATATTATCGATAAAGCTAGCTATATTACACCAAATGAGCATGAGGCATCTTTGTTATTTGAAGGGTTAACAAAGGAAGAGGCATTAAGGAAATATCCAAATAAATTATTTATTACAGAAGGAAAGAATGGTGTTCGTTATTTTAACGGACAAAGTGAAGTTCTTATTCCCTCTTATCAAGTTGAGGTAGTGGACACAACTGGTGCTGGAGATACCTTTAATGCAGCTTTTGCTGTGGCACTCTCAGAAAGAAAAAATATAGATGACAGTATTCGTTTTGCCAATCGGGCAGCTTCTCTTTCTGTTACAAAATTTGGTGCTCAAGGCGGGATGCCACTTCGTACAGAAGTAGAAGGAAGTATGGAAGCATGA
- the ilvA gene encoding threonine ammonia-lyase IlvA, with protein MSQEMVKAKTVHVEDILIAYQQLKDIVAHTPLQKNERLSEKYQCNVYLKREDLQHVRSFKLRGAYYKIKTIEAEARERGVICASAGNHAQGVAYACRDLGINGKIFMPQTTPKQKIDQVKMFGREHIEVVLIGDTFDDSSASAYECAEKEGRVFIHPFDDEKLIAGQGTVAVEILNDVEEPIDFVFASIGGGGLMSGISTYIKSVSTHTKLVGVEPSGAASMKASIENGSVYPLSNIDKFVDGAAVKCVGQKTYEICSQFVDDIIPVPEGKVCTTILELYNEHAIVAEPAGALPIAALDYYKEQLKGKSVVCVISGGNNDIGRMQEIKEKSLIHEGLLYYFIVNFPQRAGALREFLDNVLGPDDDITTFEYTKKNNKECGPGLVGIELKRKEDYHLLIDRMKKKGFPYTEVNKDSNLFHLLI; from the coding sequence ATGAGTCAAGAGATGGTGAAAGCAAAAACAGTACATGTGGAAGACATTCTTATTGCGTATCAACAACTAAAAGATATTGTAGCGCATACACCATTACAAAAAAATGAACGATTATCTGAAAAATATCAGTGTAATGTATATCTAAAGCGAGAAGATTTACAGCATGTTCGTTCATTTAAACTTAGAGGAGCATACTATAAAATTAAAACAATTGAAGCTGAGGCAAGGGAAAGAGGAGTTATTTGTGCGAGTGCAGGAAATCATGCTCAAGGTGTAGCTTATGCTTGCAGAGACCTAGGAATAAACGGAAAAATTTTTATGCCACAAACCACTCCAAAACAAAAAATAGATCAAGTAAAAATGTTTGGTCGTGAACATATAGAAGTAGTTTTAATAGGTGATACATTTGATGATTCATCTGCAAGTGCGTATGAATGTGCAGAAAAGGAAGGCAGAGTATTTATCCACCCTTTTGATGATGAAAAATTGATAGCAGGTCAAGGAACAGTAGCTGTTGAAATTTTGAACGATGTAGAAGAGCCTATAGATTTTGTTTTCGCAAGCATCGGTGGTGGTGGATTAATGTCTGGAATAAGTACTTACATAAAAAGTGTTTCTACCCATACCAAGCTAGTTGGAGTGGAGCCTAGTGGGGCAGCAAGTATGAAAGCATCTATTGAAAATGGGAGTGTTTATCCACTGTCAAATATTGATAAATTTGTTGATGGTGCTGCGGTAAAATGTGTCGGTCAAAAAACTTATGAGATTTGTAGTCAATTTGTAGATGACATTATTCCAGTTCCGGAAGGTAAAGTATGTACGACAATATTAGAATTATATAATGAACATGCTATAGTTGCTGAACCTGCCGGAGCATTGCCAATTGCTGCTCTAGATTATTATAAAGAACAGTTAAAAGGGAAATCAGTCGTTTGTGTCATTAGTGGGGGAAATAATGATATAGGGAGAATGCAGGAAATTAAAGAGAAATCATTGATCCATGAAGGATTACTTTATTACTTCATTGTTAACTTTCCACAAAGGGCAGGTGCGCTTAGGGAATTTTTAGATAATGTTCTTGGCCCTGATGATGATATTACTACCTTTGAATACACCAAAAAGAATAATAAAGAATGTGGTCCTGGACTAGTCGGGATTGAGCTAAAAAGAAAGGAAGATTATCATTTACTAATTGATCGAATGAAGAAAAAGGGATTTCCTTATACAGAAGTAAATAAGGATAGTAATCTATTTCACTTACTCATTTAG
- a CDS encoding sugar ABC transporter ATP-binding protein — translation MQISMQNIHKAFGTNQVLSGVNFELQHGEVHALMGENGAGKSTLMNILTGLHRLDQGKIIIDGNETYYSNPKEAEKYGITFIHQELNIWPDMTVLENLFIGKELKSSLGFLKTKEMKALAKEQFKKLSVTIPLDQEASQCSVGQQQMIEIAKALLTDAKVIIMDEPTAALTEREIQKLFEVIASLKKEGVSIVYISHRMEEIFSICDRITVMRDGKTVDTKPIPETNFDEVVKKMVGRELTERYPERTPNLGKTVLQVKNFSRKGVFENVSFSVHSGEILGVSGLMGAGRTEIMRAIFALDKFDSGELWMNGKKVNVKTPYQAIEQGIGFITEDRKDEGLVLDFSIRDNVVLPSLKSFAPKGIIKDKNEQTFVEMLVKRLTVKTESINSQVGSLSGGNQQKVVIAKWVGIGPKVLIMDEPTRGVDVGAKREIYQLMNELTDRGVSIIMVSSELPEILGMSDRILVVHEGKISGELTKAEATQEKIMTLATGGQ, via the coding sequence ATGCAAATTTCCATGCAGAACATTCACAAAGCATTTGGTACGAACCAAGTGCTTTCGGGTGTTAACTTTGAACTACAACATGGAGAAGTACATGCCCTTATGGGAGAGAATGGTGCGGGTAAATCAACATTGATGAATATTCTTACTGGTCTCCACCGTTTGGATCAAGGGAAAATAATAATTGATGGAAACGAAACGTATTATTCGAATCCAAAGGAAGCTGAAAAATATGGCATTACTTTTATCCATCAAGAACTAAATATTTGGCCAGATATGACCGTTTTAGAAAATTTATTTATTGGGAAAGAGCTTAAATCCTCATTAGGGTTTTTAAAAACGAAGGAAATGAAAGCGTTGGCAAAAGAACAGTTTAAAAAACTGTCTGTTACGATTCCACTTGATCAGGAAGCATCCCAATGTTCTGTTGGACAACAGCAAATGATTGAAATAGCAAAGGCGTTGCTAACTGATGCGAAGGTTATTATTATGGATGAACCAACAGCTGCCCTAACCGAACGAGAAATTCAAAAATTGTTCGAGGTCATTGCTTCTTTAAAAAAAGAAGGGGTGTCTATCGTTTATATTTCTCATCGAATGGAGGAAATATTTTCTATATGTGATCGAATCACAGTCATGAGAGATGGGAAAACAGTAGATACGAAGCCTATACCAGAGACTAACTTTGATGAAGTAGTCAAAAAAATGGTAGGTCGTGAATTGACAGAAAGATATCCCGAGCGAACTCCTAATTTAGGAAAAACAGTGTTACAAGTGAAAAACTTTTCTAGAAAAGGTGTATTTGAAAATGTTAGTTTTTCTGTTCACTCCGGTGAGATTTTAGGTGTGTCTGGATTAATGGGAGCAGGTCGAACAGAGATTATGAGAGCGATTTTTGCATTAGATAAATTCGATTCTGGTGAGTTATGGATGAACGGAAAAAAAGTGAATGTAAAGACCCCATATCAAGCCATCGAACAAGGGATTGGTTTTATCACAGAAGACCGAAAGGATGAAGGATTAGTTTTAGATTTCTCTATCCGAGATAATGTCGTATTGCCTAGCTTAAAAAGTTTTGCACCGAAGGGCATAATTAAGGATAAAAATGAACAAACATTTGTGGAAATGCTCGTTAAACGATTAACAGTTAAAACTGAATCCATCAATTCTCAAGTAGGCAGTTTATCTGGAGGCAATCAACAAAAAGTAGTTATTGCAAAATGGGTAGGGATTGGTCCAAAAGTACTTATCATGGACGAGCCAACAAGGGGAGTTGATGTAGGAGCGAAAAGAGAAATTTATCAATTGATGAATGAACTAACTGATAGAGGCGTTTCGATTATCATGGTTTCATCAGAACTTCCAGAAATTCTCGGTATGAGTGATCGAATCTTGGTCGTACATGAAGGGAAAATCAGTGGTGAATTAACAAAAGCAGAAGCTACACAAGAAAAAATAATGACATTAGCAACAGGAGGTCAGTAG
- a CDS encoding LacI family DNA-binding transcriptional regulator encodes MVTIRDVAKAAGVSVATVSRVLNETGYVHEDTRNTVNEMIKQLNYSPNEVARSLYTKKSRLIGLLLPDITNPFFPLLARGVEDEMRLHDYRLIFGNTDEDAEKEQDYIQTFQQNNVIGLISMTNTLSKKVYQDLSIPVVFLDRTSSGYPSVFADGKEGGKLAAMEMVKRGSKRITLIKGPGHLQTAVDRFQGALEVLSTSDINFYVMSTTSFSFKDAETWAKDLFEKYPDTDGVIASNDIVATAVIHEALRIGKKIPEEVQVIGFDDVPHSSLLFPPLSTIRQPAYEMGKEAAQLLIKLMKNEKLQKKNIQLPVTFINRDTTRKVDEHV; translated from the coding sequence ATGGTTACAATACGTGATGTCGCGAAAGCAGCTGGCGTGTCAGTTGCAACAGTTTCGAGAGTATTAAATGAAACCGGTTACGTACATGAAGATACAAGAAATACAGTGAACGAAATGATTAAACAATTAAATTATAGTCCAAATGAAGTAGCCCGTTCATTGTATACAAAAAAATCGAGGTTAATTGGACTTTTACTTCCTGATATAACAAATCCATTCTTCCCTTTATTAGCTCGAGGAGTGGAAGATGAAATGAGACTTCATGATTATCGCTTAATATTTGGAAATACAGATGAAGATGCAGAAAAAGAACAAGATTATATACAAACGTTCCAGCAAAATAATGTTATTGGACTAATTTCTATGACAAATACTTTAAGTAAAAAAGTGTATCAAGATTTATCAATTCCCGTTGTTTTTCTTGACCGTACTTCTAGTGGTTATCCTTCAGTTTTTGCAGATGGGAAAGAAGGAGGCAAACTCGCAGCTATGGAAATGGTTAAAAGAGGTAGCAAACGGATTACTTTAATAAAAGGTCCTGGCCATTTACAAACTGCAGTAGACCGATTTCAAGGAGCTTTAGAAGTATTAAGTACTTCTGATATAAATTTTTATGTGATGTCTACAACATCTTTCTCATTTAAAGATGCGGAAACATGGGCCAAGGATTTATTCGAAAAATATCCAGATACCGATGGGGTTATTGCCAGTAATGATATAGTTGCAACGGCAGTCATACATGAGGCATTACGAATTGGTAAAAAAATACCTGAAGAAGTTCAAGTAATTGGATTTGATGATGTTCCACATAGCAGCTTATTATTTCCTCCACTATCGACCATAAGACAACCGGCATATGAAATGGGAAAAGAAGCAGCACAGCTTCTAATTAAGCTAATGAAAAATGAAAAGTTGCAAAAGAAAAATATCCAATTACCGGTTACATTTATTAATAGAGATACTACAAGAAAGGTTGATGAACATGTCTAA
- a CDS encoding M20 family metallo-hydrolase: protein MTTRTLIINQHRLEKRINALAEIGKIGETGVCRLTLSNEDRQAVETVKKWMEEAGLTTKIDHFGNLIGRYEGENPDAPILMLGSHIDSQPYGGRFDGVIGVLGALEVVQTMKENMIIPSIPIEVVAFSDEEGCRFNKGLFGVRGILGKLEEDELERIDKNGVSRREALIQFGCDPDKLADSVYPANSIAAFLEMHIEQGPILDVLEKPVGIVTGISGPLWLTIELEGFAGHAGSVPMNMRKDALVGAAKIIVALNEIASQDPDSPTVGTVGSINVFPDSRNIIPEKVSFTVDLRDIDINRRNQLEKQLREKINSIANEHQLSYKITEDTNSEPRYCSDRIMSIMRTECKQMGLDPVELMSGPFHDSLAMSYICEYGMIFVRCKDGISHNPKEFATFGDISLGTELLYKTTIKLMEKMNK from the coding sequence ATGACTACTCGAACATTAATAATTAATCAACATCGGTTGGAAAAAAGGATTAATGCTTTAGCTGAAATTGGTAAAATTGGCGAAACAGGTGTATGTCGGCTAACTTTATCTAATGAAGATAGACAAGCGGTGGAAACAGTGAAGAAGTGGATGGAAGAAGCAGGCTTAACAACAAAGATTGATCACTTTGGAAATCTCATTGGTCGATATGAAGGTGAAAATCCTGACGCCCCTATATTAATGTTAGGTTCACATATAGACTCTCAACCTTATGGCGGTCGGTTTGATGGGGTTATTGGAGTTCTAGGAGCGCTGGAAGTTGTCCAAACTATGAAAGAAAACATGATTATTCCCTCAATACCTATCGAAGTGGTGGCATTTTCTGATGAAGAAGGTTGCCGTTTTAATAAAGGATTATTCGGTGTAAGAGGGATACTTGGAAAGCTTGAGGAAGATGAGCTTGAAAGAATAGATAAAAATGGGGTTTCAAGAAGAGAAGCATTAATTCAATTTGGATGTGATCCTGATAAATTAGCTGACTCAGTTTATCCAGCTAATAGTATTGCAGCTTTCCTAGAAATGCATATTGAGCAAGGTCCAATATTAGATGTATTGGAGAAACCAGTTGGGATTGTTACAGGAATATCCGGTCCCTTATGGTTAACAATTGAACTTGAGGGATTTGCGGGGCATGCCGGCTCTGTACCTATGAATATGAGAAAAGATGCACTAGTAGGGGCAGCCAAGATAATTGTCGCTCTTAATGAAATTGCCAGTCAAGATCCAGATTCACCTACAGTTGGAACAGTTGGTAGCATTAATGTATTTCCAGACTCTCGCAATATCATACCTGAAAAAGTTAGTTTCACAGTAGACTTAAGAGATATTGATATAAATCGAAGAAATCAGTTAGAAAAACAATTAAGAGAGAAAATAAATAGTATTGCAAATGAACATCAGCTATCTTATAAAATTACAGAGGATACAAATAGTGAACCTCGTTATTGTTCTGATCGGATCATGTCAATTATGAGAACAGAATGTAAACAAATGGGACTTGATCCAGTTGAATTAATGAGTGGGCCGTTTCATGATTCACTAGCTATGTCCTATATATGTGAGTATGGGATGATCTTTGTACGATGTAAAGATGGAATAAGTCATAATCCAAAAGAATTTGCGACATTTGGTGATATTTCATTAGGAACGGAATTATTGTACAAAACAACAATTAAGCTAATGGAAAAAATGAATAAATGA
- the rbsC gene encoding ribose ABC transporter permease RbsC codes for MNRANHLDNIMQKLGPLLGFIILVVIVSILNPSFLQPLNILNLLRQVAINALIAYGMTFVILTGGIDLSVGSILALSSALMAGMMVSGLDPILAIIIGCLLGGVMGMVNGLLITKGKMAPFIATLATMTVFRGLTLVYTDGNPITGLSDSRLFQLFGRGYFLGIPVPAITMIIGFIILYIILQKTPFGRKTYAIGGNEKAALISGIKVPRVKIMIYSLAGLLSALAGAILISRLDSAQPTAGTSYELDAIAAVVLGGTSLSGGRGKIFGTLIGALIIGTLNNGLNLLGVSSFYQMVVKGIVILIAVLLDRKKAA; via the coding sequence ATGAATAGAGCCAATCATTTAGATAATATTATGCAAAAACTTGGACCATTACTTGGATTTATTATTTTAGTAGTAATCGTATCTATTTTAAATCCAAGCTTTTTACAACCTTTAAATATTTTGAATCTATTAAGACAAGTTGCTATTAATGCTTTAATAGCATACGGTATGACATTTGTAATTTTAACCGGAGGGATTGATTTATCGGTTGGATCAATATTAGCATTATCAAGCGCATTAATGGCTGGGATGATGGTTTCTGGATTAGATCCAATTTTAGCTATAATAATTGGTTGTTTACTTGGTGGAGTAATGGGAATGGTTAACGGTTTATTAATTACAAAAGGAAAAATGGCTCCATTTATTGCTACATTAGCAACAATGACAGTATTTCGTGGTTTAACGCTCGTGTATACTGATGGAAATCCGATTACAGGCTTAAGTGATAGCCGACTATTTCAATTATTTGGTCGTGGCTACTTTTTAGGAATACCAGTTCCTGCAATTACTATGATTATTGGATTTATTATATTATATATCATTTTACAGAAAACCCCATTTGGTCGTAAAACTTACGCCATTGGTGGGAATGAAAAAGCAGCACTTATCTCTGGAATTAAGGTTCCTCGTGTAAAAATTATGATTTACTCACTAGCAGGGCTATTATCTGCGTTGGCAGGTGCGATCCTCATTTCTCGTCTAGACTCTGCACAACCAACAGCGGGAACTTCATATGAACTTGATGCTATCGCAGCAGTTGTATTAGGTGGGACAAGTCTTTCAGGAGGTCGTGGGAAGATCTTCGGTACCCTAATTGGGGCATTAATTATTGGTACATTGAATAACGGGTTAAATTTACTTGGTGTTTCATCATTTTATCAAATGGTCGTTAAAGGAATTGTTATTCTTATAGCCGTTTTACTTGACCGCAAAAAAGCAGCATAG
- the rbsD gene encoding D-ribose pyranase, giving the protein MKLKGILNSHISKVLADLGHTDYIVIADAGLPVPQGVLKIDLALRLGVPSFEEVVSVIKDDMRIEKVTLASEIKTHNLTTYQYMKKQFSCENIELVTHEKFKELTQHAKAIIRTGEATPYANCILQSGVIF; this is encoded by the coding sequence ATGAAACTGAAAGGCATATTAAATAGTCATATATCAAAAGTATTAGCTGATCTTGGTCATACCGATTATATCGTTATTGCTGATGCAGGCTTGCCTGTACCTCAAGGAGTGTTGAAAATTGATCTTGCATTACGACTGGGTGTTCCTAGTTTTGAAGAAGTAGTTTCAGTAATCAAAGACGATATGAGAATTGAAAAAGTAACTTTAGCAAGTGAAATCAAAACTCATAATCTCACAACATATCAGTATATGAAAAAGCAATTTAGTTGCGAAAATATAGAATTGGTTACCCACGAAAAATTCAAAGAGTTAACACAACATGCTAAAGCTATTATTCGCACTGGGGAAGCTACACCATATGCGAATTGTATTTTGCAATCAGGTGTTATTTTTTAG
- a CDS encoding AAA family ATPase, with product MNFFLQMAGFPGSGKSTLSRKIAQTIQAVIIDHDIVKTALLESLDDLPIDPRRAGSVSYHIEWALIEFHLSQGHSVIFDSPCFYSEMVEKGVALANKNGAKYKYIECYLNDVEEIKRRLKSRTRMVSQIQTVDSEEGFYQAINQSKKPDTNHYLIIDSSQPLENYINKVLEYIKY from the coding sequence ATGAATTTTTTTTTACAAATGGCAGGCTTCCCTGGTTCTGGTAAATCAACACTGTCGAGAAAAATAGCTCAAACAATTCAAGCAGTCATTATTGATCATGACATTGTCAAAACCGCTTTATTAGAATCGTTAGATGATCTTCCAATTGACCCTAGGAGAGCTGGGAGTGTGTCATATCATATTGAGTGGGCTTTAATTGAATTTCATCTTTCTCAAGGTCATAGTGTCATCTTCGATAGTCCATGCTTCTATTCTGAAATGGTGGAAAAAGGAGTAGCTTTAGCAAATAAAAATGGTGCAAAATACAAATATATTGAATGTTATTTAAACGATGTTGAAGAAATTAAGCGAAGATTAAAGAGCCGTACCAGGATGGTGAGCCAAATTCAGACGGTGGATTCAGAGGAAGGTTTTTATCAAGCGATTAACCAAAGTAAAAAACCTGATACCAATCATTATCTCATCATCGATTCGAGCCAACCACTAGAAAATTACATCAATAAAGTTCTCGAGTACATTAAATATTAA
- the rbsB gene encoding ribose ABC transporter substrate-binding protein RbsB, translating into MKKIFVLMMALSMILLGACSMQPPEWAKPSKKSNLKNIKIGLSVSTLNNPFFVSLKDGVLKEAKAKGMQVIVIDAQNDSAKQVNDVQDLLQQGVDALLINPTDSAAISTAVQSANDIGIPVITLDRSADKGKVESLVASDNIKGGEMAANYIIDQLGENAKVVELEGVPGASATRERGKGFHNIADKKLKVVEKQSAHFDRTEGLNVMENIIQGNPDIQAVFAHNDEMALGALEAINSSGKNIIVVGFDGNDDALKSIKDGKLNATVAQQPELIGKLAVKAAGAVLQGKKVEKNIPAPLKLVTK; encoded by the coding sequence ATGAAAAAAATCTTTGTATTAATGATGGCCTTATCAATGATTCTATTAGGGGCGTGCTCGATGCAACCACCCGAATGGGCTAAACCATCTAAAAAAAGCAATTTAAAAAATATTAAAATAGGATTATCGGTTTCTACTTTAAACAATCCCTTCTTTGTTTCATTAAAGGATGGTGTTTTAAAGGAAGCGAAGGCAAAAGGAATGCAAGTGATAGTTATAGATGCACAGAATGACTCTGCAAAACAAGTAAATGATGTTCAGGACTTGTTACAGCAAGGTGTGGATGCACTATTAATTAATCCAACAGATTCTGCAGCTATTTCAACGGCTGTGCAATCTGCCAATGATATCGGTATTCCTGTTATTACGCTTGATCGTTCTGCAGATAAGGGGAAAGTAGAGTCATTAGTAGCATCTGATAATATTAAAGGTGGCGAAATGGCAGCCAATTATATTATTGATCAGCTAGGTGAAAATGCAAAAGTAGTTGAATTAGAAGGTGTTCCTGGGGCATCGGCTACGCGTGAAAGAGGAAAAGGCTTTCATAATATAGCAGATAAGAAATTGAAAGTCGTAGAAAAGCAATCAGCACATTTTGACAGAACAGAAGGGTTAAACGTGATGGAAAACATCATCCAAGGTAATCCTGATATACAAGCTGTTTTTGCTCATAATGATGAGATGGCATTAGGTGCCTTAGAAGCCATAAATAGTTCAGGGAAAAATATAATTGTAGTAGGTTTTGATGGGAATGATGATGCACTAAAATCCATTAAAGATGGAAAATTAAATGCAACAGTTGCTCAACAACCAGAACTTATCGGTAAACTAGCAGTAAAAGCAGCTGGAGCTGTTTTACAAGGAAAAAAAGTAGAAAAAAATATTCCTGCACCATTGAAACTTGTAACCAAATAA
- the cysK gene encoding cysteine synthase A, with product MGYSSSIIDLIGNTPIVRLNRVVHANGASVFIKLESFNPGGSVKDRAAANMIEQAEKEGRIHPDHTVIIEPTSGNTGIGLAMVCAAKGYRCIITMPDNATMERVRLLQAYGAKVYLTPASRRMTGAIEKANELASNIEGSFIPMQFDNPANADAHRGTTAVEIVEAFEGKLDVLVLTAGTGGTITGVGEELKKKIPHLKIFVVEPAGSPVLSGGQPGPHKIPGTGPGFIPSILNRQIYDDILLIKDEDAIKMARRLGKEEGILLGASGAASAFFAIEIAGKLSKDARVLSIAPDTGERYLSSELYAE from the coding sequence ATGGGGTATTCTTCATCAATTATCGATTTAATTGGAAATACACCAATTGTAAGGTTAAATCGTGTAGTTCATGCAAATGGGGCATCCGTTTTTATTAAATTAGAATCTTTTAACCCTGGGGGCAGTGTAAAGGATCGCGCGGCAGCCAATATGATTGAGCAAGCAGAAAAAGAAGGGAGGATCCACCCAGATCACACCGTCATTATTGAACCTACTTCTGGTAATACTGGTATTGGTTTAGCAATGGTATGTGCAGCGAAAGGGTATCGTTGCATAATTACAATGCCAGATAATGCAACGATGGAACGAGTTCGATTATTACAAGCATATGGAGCAAAGGTGTATTTGACTCCTGCTTCAAGGAGGATGACAGGTGCAATCGAAAAAGCAAATGAACTTGCAAGTAACATTGAAGGAAGTTTTATTCCTATGCAATTTGATAATCCGGCAAATGCTGATGCACATAGGGGAACAACAGCTGTTGAAATAGTTGAAGCATTTGAAGGAAAACTCGATGTGCTTGTACTGACTGCAGGAACAGGAGGTACCATTACCGGTGTTGGGGAGGAATTAAAAAAGAAGATTCCTCACTTGAAAATATTTGTAGTTGAGCCAGCAGGATCACCTGTTTTATCGGGTGGACAACCTGGACCACATAAAATACCTGGGACAGGTCCTGGTTTCATTCCGAGTATTTTAAATCGTCAAATTTATGATGATATCTTATTAATTAAAGATGAAGATGCAATCAAAATGGCTCGAAGACTCGGTAAGGAAGAAGGGATTTTACTAGGGGCATCGGGAGCTGCATCGGCATTTTTTGCCATTGAGATCGCGGGAAAATTATCAAAAGATGCAAGAGTATTAAGTATCGCACCTGATACAGGAGAAAGATATTTATCTTCAGAATTATATGCGGAATAA
- a CDS encoding nucleotide excision repair endonuclease: MIKIDIPTSDVVIVKQKPLQDVKDHKISSEYGFTDFRKISREKGGLILFYNKNDELLFVGKARKLRQRVTKHFEDNVSPIKKHREEVQKIAVIYVEDPMEREIYETYMINKYKAKYNIEKVFYK, translated from the coding sequence ATGATAAAAATTGATATACCAACTTCTGATGTGGTGATTGTGAAGCAGAAACCACTTCAAGATGTAAAAGATCATAAAATTAGTAGTGAGTACGGTTTTACGGATTTCAGAAAGATTTCACGAGAAAAAGGAGGTTTAATACTCTTCTATAATAAAAATGATGAGCTCTTGTTTGTTGGTAAGGCAAGAAAATTACGTCAAAGAGTGACGAAACATTTTGAGGATAATGTATCTCCAATAAAAAAACATCGTGAAGAAGTTCAAAAAATCGCTGTAATATATGTTGAAGATCCAATGGAACGAGAGATTTATGAGACATATATGATTAATAAATATAAGGCAAAATATAATATTGAAAAGGTATTTTACAAGTAA